The Lutibacter profundi genome includes a region encoding these proteins:
- a CDS encoding DUF389 domain-containing protein, translating into MENIKSNNSEKKSVVNNPPTKDEVKGAWFTIKQFIFELLDIRLDTDKDGTIEDIKANISMKGHTAWVLVFSILIASIGLNISSTAVVIGAMLISPLMGPILGIGLSIGINDIDTLKRSLINLGVMIGLSLVTSFLFFLIPIFRDETPEILARTSPDVRDVFIAIAGGLALIIALSRRNKQTNTIAGVAIATALMPPLCTAGYGLATWNFNYFGGAMFLFTINTIFIALATFVIVKFLRFPMLKYINSTKRKRIARIASFVALMVFAGSIFLFFNLFKENQFKRAAQHFINDVKKSKISIIDEEDKNINYKNRSIKLVIYGNKLSKEDKDYWNAKLPEYGLNDTKLILQQGMDDSDLRNEVKNLSDLYTHNQKIITSRDESIKEKEQKIKLLENELTKYYENQIPFLQISKEAQINYNGLSNLSYAKMVRTNFNTTDTITVFNAKWYDSVPNTSQQKLLLTKWLKTRLNLDTLIVKSE; encoded by the coding sequence ATGGAAAACATTAAATCTAATAACTCCGAAAAAAAATCAGTTGTAAATAACCCTCCAACTAAAGATGAAGTTAAAGGAGCTTGGTTTACCATAAAACAATTTATTTTTGAATTGTTAGATATTAGGCTTGATACAGATAAAGATGGCACCATTGAAGATATTAAAGCTAATATCTCCATGAAAGGTCATACAGCATGGGTACTGGTTTTCTCAATTTTAATAGCATCTATAGGGTTAAATATTAGCTCTACTGCTGTTGTTATTGGTGCTATGCTTATTTCTCCTTTAATGGGGCCTATTTTAGGTATTGGTTTATCTATTGGCATTAATGACATTGATACTTTGAAGCGTTCCTTAATAAATTTAGGAGTTATGATTGGATTGAGTTTAGTAACCTCATTTCTATTCTTTTTAATTCCTATTTTTAGAGATGAAACTCCTGAAATTTTAGCAAGAACGTCACCAGATGTTAGAGATGTTTTTATAGCAATTGCCGGTGGCTTAGCTCTAATAATTGCTTTGAGTAGAAGAAATAAACAAACCAATACCATTGCGGGTGTTGCCATTGCAACTGCACTAATGCCTCCACTTTGCACAGCTGGTTACGGATTAGCAACTTGGAATTTTAATTATTTTGGAGGTGCTATGTTTTTATTTACCATTAACACCATTTTTATAGCTTTAGCTACATTTGTAATTGTTAAGTTTTTACGATTTCCAATGCTTAAATATATTAATTCAACCAAAAGAAAACGTATTGCAAGAATAGCCTCTTTTGTAGCGTTGATGGTTTTTGCTGGTAGTATTTTTTTATTTTTTAATTTATTTAAAGAAAACCAGTTCAAACGAGCTGCCCAACACTTTATTAATGATGTTAAAAAGAGTAAAATTAGCATTATTGATGAAGAAGACAAAAATATAAACTATAAAAATAGAAGTATAAAACTTGTTATTTATGGTAACAAATTATCTAAAGAGGATAAAGATTATTGGAATGCTAAACTTCCTGAATATGGCTTAAATGATACAAAATTAATTTTACAACAAGGTATGGATGATTCTGATTTGCGTAATGAAGTAAAAAACTTAAGTGATTTATATACTCATAATCAAAAAATAATTACGTCAAGAGATGAATCAATAAAAGAGAAAGAGCAGAAAATTAAATTGTTAGAAAATGAACTAACAAAATATTATGAAAATCAAATTCCGTTTCTTCAAATTAGCAAAGAAGCCCAAATTAACTATAATGGCTTATCAAATTTAAGTTATGCTAAAATGGTGAGAACAAACTTTAATACTACAGATACTATTACTGTTTTTAATGCTAAATGGTACGATTCTGTTCCAAATACCTCTCAACAGAAACTATTACTAACAAAATGGCTAAAAACACGTTTAAATCTAGATACCCTAATAGTTAAATCCGAGTAA
- a CDS encoding glutaminyl-peptide cyclotransferase produces the protein MLYKSFFSLFIFTFLLSCKSEYKFVLNTPKKIQSSQELTISISEKGSKPIDSVQFSIDSKKIQSSKNTVSLKVNNYKLGKHTITAIIFYENKTKKISKPIYFMADTAPEIYTYKIINTYPHDKSAYTQGLAFHNGFLYEGTGRKGSSSIRKVALKTGEVLQQYDLSREYFGEGITIFKNKLYQLTWQSGIGFIYNLETFKKEKDFKYTKSLEGWGLTNNNKQLIKTDGTERIWFLNPDTLLEENYIEAYTNKQKVEKLNELEYINGKIYANRWQLNSILIINPSTGKVEGVVNLNSLKAKIQQEQTLDDSDEVLNGIAFDKKNNRIFITGKHWSKLYEVEFIKK, from the coding sequence ATGTTATATAAGTCATTTTTTAGTTTATTCATATTTACATTCCTTCTATCATGCAAAAGTGAGTATAAATTTGTTTTAAATACTCCTAAAAAAATTCAATCAAGTCAAGAACTAACAATTTCTATCTCTGAAAAAGGGAGTAAGCCAATTGATTCGGTTCAATTTTCAATAGATTCAAAAAAAATACAGAGCAGTAAAAATACTGTTTCTTTAAAAGTAAATAATTACAAACTTGGAAAACACACTATAACTGCCATTATTTTTTATGAAAATAAAACTAAAAAAATTAGTAAACCTATTTATTTTATGGCAGATACAGCGCCAGAAATTTACACCTACAAAATTATAAACACCTATCCACATGATAAAAGCGCCTATACCCAGGGCTTAGCCTTTCACAATGGCTTTTTATATGAAGGAACAGGTAGAAAAGGAAGTTCTTCCATTCGGAAGGTTGCCTTAAAAACTGGAGAGGTTTTACAACAATACGATTTAAGCCGAGAATATTTTGGTGAGGGAATTACCATTTTCAAAAATAAACTATATCAATTAACTTGGCAATCAGGCATTGGTTTTATTTACAATTTAGAAACGTTTAAAAAAGAAAAAGATTTTAAATATACTAAGAGCCTTGAAGGCTGGGGATTGACAAATAATAACAAACAATTAATAAAAACTGATGGCACAGAACGTATTTGGTTTCTAAATCCTGACACGCTTCTTGAAGAAAATTATATTGAAGCATATACCAATAAACAAAAGGTTGAAAAATTAAACGAGTTAGAGTACATAAATGGTAAAATTTATGCAAACAGATGGCAATTAAATTCAATATTAATTATTAATCCTTCAACAGGAAAAGTTGAAGGAGTTGTTAATTTAAATAGTTTAAAAGCTAAAATACAACAAGAACAAACATTAGATGATAGTGATGAAGTATTAAATGGTATTGCTTTTGACAAGAAAAATAATCGCATTTTTATTACTGGAAAACACTGGAGTAAATTATATGAAGTTGAATTTATAAAAAAATAA
- the pdhA gene encoding pyruvate dehydrogenase (acetyl-transferring) E1 component subunit alpha — protein sequence MKKITKETYINWYKDMLFWRKFEDKLAALYIQQKIRGFLHLYNGQEAVLAGALHAMKKNDKMITAYRNHVQPIGLGVDPKRIMAELLGKDTGTSHGMGGSMHIFSPEHNFYGGHGIVGGQIPLGAGLAFADKYFERDGVTLTYFGDGAARQGSLHETFNMAINWKLPVVFICENNGYAMGTSVERTANHEDIWKLGLGYEMPCGPVDGMNPVKVAEAMEEAIERARRGDGPTLLDIKTYRYRGHSMSDAQKYRTKDEVDEYRKIDPITQVLDVIKKKKYASENEIKEWDKEVKEKVAECQKFAEESPYPDKQLMYDIVYEQEDYPFLKHR from the coding sequence ATGAAAAAAATTACGAAAGAAACCTATATTAATTGGTACAAAGATATGCTCTTCTGGAGAAAATTTGAAGACAAATTAGCAGCTCTTTATATTCAACAAAAAATTAGAGGATTTCTACATTTATATAATGGGCAAGAAGCTGTATTAGCAGGTGCGTTACACGCTATGAAAAAGAACGATAAAATGATTACCGCATATCGTAACCACGTACAGCCTATTGGTTTAGGAGTTGACCCCAAACGAATTATGGCAGAATTACTAGGGAAAGATACTGGTACTTCTCATGGTATGGGTGGCTCTATGCATATTTTTTCACCTGAACATAATTTTTATGGTGGTCATGGAATTGTAGGAGGTCAAATACCATTAGGAGCTGGATTAGCTTTTGCTGATAAATATTTTGAACGAGATGGTGTAACACTTACCTATTTTGGTGACGGAGCTGCTCGTCAAGGTTCTTTACACGAAACTTTCAATATGGCAATTAACTGGAAATTACCAGTAGTTTTCATCTGTGAAAATAATGGCTATGCTATGGGGACTTCTGTTGAACGCACAGCAAATCATGAAGATATTTGGAAATTAGGTTTAGGATATGAAATGCCCTGTGGGCCTGTTGATGGAATGAATCCTGTGAAAGTTGCTGAAGCTATGGAAGAAGCAATTGAACGTGCTAGAAGAGGTGATGGACCAACGTTATTAGATATAAAAACATATCGCTATAGAGGTCATTCAATGAGTGATGCTCAAAAATACAGGACTAAAGATGAAGTTGATGAATATCGTAAAATTGATCCAATAACACAGGTTTTAGATGTTATCAAGAAGAAAAAATATGCATCTGAAAATGAAATAAAAGAATGGGATAAAGAGGTTAAAGAGAAGGTGGCTGAATGCCAAAAATTTGCAGAAGAATCTCCATACCCAGATAAGCAATTAATGTACGATATTGTATACGAGCAAGAAGATTATCCTTTTTTAAAACATAGATAA
- a CDS encoding type B 50S ribosomal protein L31 — MRKGIHPENYRMVAFKDMSNEDVFLTRSTVNTKETLEVDGVEYPLVKLEISRTSHPFYTGKTKLIDTAGRIDKFKTKYAKFKK, encoded by the coding sequence ATGAGAAAAGGTATACATCCAGAGAATTATAGAATGGTAGCATTTAAAGATATGTCAAACGAAGATGTGTTTTTAACTCGTTCAACAGTAAACACTAAAGAAACGCTTGAAGTAGATGGTGTTGAATACCCTTTAGTCAAATTAGAGATTTCAAGAACTTCACATCCTTTTTACACAGGCAAAACTAAGTTAATAGATACTGCAGGACGTATTGATAAGTTCAAAACTAAATACGCTAAGTTTAAAAAATAG
- a CDS encoding metal-dependent hydrolase family protein, giving the protein MKNQIIFLSFFFLTTILFAQNTYLHCGKLIDTKSGKILNEMTIVVSGNKIINVKKGYIPTKNKEDKLIDLKNKTVMPGLIDMHVHIEMQMKPSIYLDNYTLNEADIAFNSVKYAEVTLLAGFTTVRDLGGTGVNVSLRNAINKGKIMGPRIFSAEKAIGTTGGHADPTNGASRKLMGDPGPKEGVVNSAADARKAVRQRYKNGADVIKITATGGVLSVAKNGQNPQFTIEEIKAITETAKDYGMHVAAHAHGDEGMRRAILGGVKTIEHGTLMSEETMDLMIKYDAYLVPTITAGKEVSDKAKIKGFYPEIIVPKALEIGPKIQNTFRKAYKKGVGIAFGTDAGVYDHGKNGKEFGYMVEAGMPVIETIQAATITNAKILKEENNIGTIEKGKLADIIAVDDDPTKNIHTMENVTFVMKNGVIYKQ; this is encoded by the coding sequence ATGAAAAATCAAATCATTTTTTTAAGCTTCTTTTTTTTAACAACTATTTTATTTGCACAAAATACCTATTTGCATTGTGGTAAATTAATTGATACAAAATCAGGAAAAATTTTAAATGAAATGACTATTGTTGTTTCAGGGAATAAAATTATAAATGTTAAAAAGGGCTATATTCCTACTAAAAATAAGGAAGATAAGCTTATTGACTTAAAAAATAAAACGGTTATGCCTGGATTAATTGATATGCATGTTCATATAGAAATGCAGATGAAACCATCAATTTACTTAGATAATTATACGTTAAATGAAGCCGATATAGCCTTTAACTCGGTTAAGTATGCTGAAGTTACTTTGTTGGCTGGGTTTACTACGGTTAGAGATTTAGGAGGAACAGGTGTTAATGTGTCTTTACGTAATGCCATTAATAAAGGAAAAATTATGGGGCCAAGAATATTTTCTGCAGAAAAAGCTATTGGAACTACAGGAGGGCATGCAGATCCAACAAATGGAGCTAGCAGAAAATTAATGGGTGATCCAGGACCTAAAGAAGGTGTTGTAAATAGTGCTGCAGATGCAAGAAAAGCTGTAAGGCAAAGGTATAAAAACGGAGCAGACGTAATAAAAATTACTGCCACAGGAGGTGTATTAAGTGTTGCAAAAAATGGACAAAACCCTCAGTTTACAATTGAAGAAATTAAGGCTATAACCGAGACGGCAAAAGATTATGGAATGCATGTTGCTGCTCACGCTCACGGTGATGAAGGAATGAGACGAGCTATTTTAGGCGGTGTTAAAACAATAGAGCACGGTACCTTAATGAGTGAAGAAACAATGGATTTAATGATTAAATACGATGCTTATTTAGTACCAACAATAACTGCAGGAAAAGAGGTTTCAGATAAAGCTAAAATTAAAGGATTTTATCCTGAAATTATTGTGCCTAAAGCTCTTGAAATAGGTCCTAAAATTCAGAATACTTTTAGAAAAGCCTACAAAAAAGGTGTTGGAATTGCTTTTGGAACAGATGCAGGTGTTTATGACCATGGTAAAAATGGAAAAGAATTTGGATATATGGTTGAGGCAGGAATGCCAGTAATAGAAACAATTCAAGCTGCTACCATTACAAATGCTAAGATTTTAAAAGAAGAAAATAATATAGGGACTATTGAAAAAGGAAAATTAGCTGACATTATAGCTGTTGATGATGATCCAACTAAAAATATACACACTATGGAAAATGTAACTTTTGTTATGAAAAATGGTGTGATATATAAGCAGTAG
- a CDS encoding pyruvate dehydrogenase complex dihydrolipoamide acetyltransferase, with amino-acid sequence MAEIITMPRLSDTMTEGVVAQWLKKVGDKVSEGDILAEIETDKATMEFESFNEGTLLYIGLNEGETAPVDSLLAIIGEEGEDINKIIEDFKVKTSEQESTPVKEEQPKPEINTPKKEVSISTQPTHNEEISDSGRIIASPLAKKMAKEKGINLNSITGSGENGRVIKRDIENYVPTVTTATSNLPIAGEESFEESTNSQMRKTIARRLAESKFTAPHYYLMIDIDMDNAIASRKAINELPDTKVSFNDIIVKASAMALKKHPKVNSQWFDDRTRVNHYVNIGVAVAVEDGLVVPVIPFTDQKSMTQIGNEVKDMALRAKTKKLTPAEMEGSTFTVSNLGMFGISEFTSIINQPNSAILSVGAIIQKPVVKNGEIVVGNTMKVTLACDHRTVDGATGSAFLQTLKQFIENPVTMLA; translated from the coding sequence ATGGCTGAAATTATAACAATGCCCCGATTAAGTGATACAATGACTGAAGGAGTTGTTGCTCAATGGTTAAAAAAAGTTGGTGACAAAGTTTCAGAAGGCGACATTCTAGCTGAAATTGAAACAGATAAAGCCACCATGGAATTTGAATCTTTCAATGAAGGTACACTTTTATACATTGGTTTAAATGAAGGTGAAACTGCACCAGTAGACTCTTTATTAGCCATTATAGGTGAGGAAGGTGAAGATATTAATAAAATAATTGAAGATTTTAAAGTTAAAACTTCTGAACAAGAAAGTACACCTGTAAAAGAAGAACAGCCAAAACCTGAAATTAACACACCTAAGAAAGAGGTTTCTATTAGCACTCAGCCAACTCATAATGAGGAAATTAGTGATTCTGGAAGAATTATTGCTTCACCACTGGCAAAAAAAATGGCCAAAGAAAAAGGAATTAATTTAAATTCAATTACTGGATCTGGTGAAAATGGTAGAGTTATAAAACGTGATATTGAGAACTACGTTCCTACTGTAACAACTGCTACAAGTAATTTGCCAATTGCAGGTGAAGAAAGTTTTGAAGAAAGCACTAATTCGCAAATGCGTAAAACTATTGCTAGAAGATTGGCCGAATCAAAATTTACGGCTCCTCACTATTATTTAATGATTGATATTGATATGGATAACGCTATAGCTTCTAGAAAAGCTATAAACGAACTCCCTGACACCAAAGTATCATTCAATGATATTATAGTAAAAGCAAGTGCAATGGCATTAAAAAAACACCCTAAAGTAAATTCCCAGTGGTTTGATGATAGAACTCGTGTTAATCACTATGTTAATATTGGTGTTGCTGTTGCTGTTGAAGATGGATTAGTTGTACCTGTGATTCCTTTTACTGATCAAAAAAGTATGACTCAAATTGGAAATGAAGTGAAAGATATGGCTCTAAGAGCTAAAACAAAAAAATTGACTCCTGCAGAAATGGAAGGAAGCACATTTACAGTTTCTAATTTAGGTATGTTTGGTATTTCAGAATTTACCTCCATTATAAACCAGCCAAATTCTGCTATTTTATCAGTTGGTGCAATTATTCAAAAACCCGTTGTTAAAAATGGAGAGATTGTTGTTGGAAACACTATGAAAGTAACATTAGCTTGCGACCACAGAACAGTTGATGGCGCAACTGGATCTGCATTTTTACAAACCTTAAAGCAATTTATTGAAAATCCGGTTACTATGTTAGCATAA
- a CDS encoding GNAT family N-acetyltransferase — protein sequence MGVFFETGRLILREFELKDMQAVYNFASDVDVLKYTGDAILNNLNQAKELIEDVWFSDYKKYGYGRWAVVYKEENKVIGFAGLKYLPELKETDIGFRFLPEYCGTGIATEASKGIIKYGFEVLKLNRIIGVAMPKNVASNKVLKKIGLIFYKFDLYEGEDERKKYNWYKMDKKIYLDLYGR from the coding sequence GTGGGTGTATTTTTTGAAACAGGTAGGTTAATTTTACGTGAATTTGAATTAAAGGACATGCAAGCGGTTTATAATTTTGCTTCTGATGTTGATGTTCTAAAATATACCGGTGATGCAATTTTAAATAATTTAAATCAAGCAAAAGAGCTTATCGAAGATGTATGGTTTTCTGATTATAAAAAGTATGGATATGGAAGATGGGCAGTTGTGTATAAAGAAGAAAATAAAGTTATAGGATTTGCCGGACTTAAATACTTGCCAGAACTAAAAGAAACAGATATTGGATTTCGGTTTTTACCAGAATATTGTGGAACAGGAATTGCAACTGAAGCCTCAAAAGGAATTATTAAGTACGGCTTTGAAGTCTTAAAACTAAACAGAATAATTGGTGTTGCAATGCCAAAAAATGTTGCGTCAAACAAAGTGCTTAAGAAAATAGGATTGATTTTTTATAAATTTGATTTGTATGAAGGAGAAGATGAACGTAAAAAATATAACTGGTATAAAATGGATAAAAAGATATATTTAGACTTATACGGTAGATAA
- a CDS encoding mannose-1-phosphate guanylyltransferase — protein MNKNYYAVIMAGGVGSRFWPVSTQQLPKQFHDLLGTGNTLIQQTFNRFNNLIPSENILIATNKKYENLVKEQLPEVSSKQLLLEPAMRNTAPCILYSALKIHSKNPDGIMVVAPSDHSISDEKEFLKNIQTSFNFCDKNDTLMTLGIKPTSPNTGYGYIKYKHSKNNIKKVINFTEKPNLEKATQFIEEGNYLWNAGIFVWSVKSILKAFKTNLPTMYTLLSKGKNSYNTSLETLFIEDNYMLSENISIDFGILEKASNVYVLPAEFGWDDLGTWGSLYSKLDKDEQQNATIGGNVIFRDSKNNIVRTQSGKRVVIQGLNNFIVVEKDDVLLICPKSKEQEIKEITKDVKIKFGDEFI, from the coding sequence ATGAATAAAAATTATTATGCTGTTATTATGGCCGGTGGAGTTGGATCTCGATTTTGGCCAGTAAGCACCCAACAATTACCAAAACAATTTCACGATTTATTAGGTACTGGAAATACCTTAATACAACAAACTTTTAATCGTTTTAACAATTTAATTCCTTCTGAGAATATTTTAATTGCAACCAATAAAAAATATGAAAATTTAGTAAAAGAACAACTTCCTGAAGTTTCCTCAAAACAATTATTGTTAGAGCCTGCTATGAGAAATACCGCACCTTGTATTTTGTACAGTGCTTTGAAAATTCACAGTAAAAATCCTGATGGCATTATGGTTGTTGCTCCTTCTGATCACTCCATTAGTGATGAAAAAGAATTTCTAAAAAATATACAAACCTCCTTTAATTTTTGTGATAAAAATGATACGTTGATGACTCTTGGAATTAAACCAACTTCTCCAAACACAGGGTACGGTTACATTAAATATAAACATTCAAAAAACAACATTAAAAAAGTTATTAATTTTACTGAAAAACCTAATTTAGAAAAAGCAACACAATTTATTGAAGAAGGAAACTACCTTTGGAATGCGGGTATTTTTGTTTGGAGTGTAAAAAGTATTTTAAAGGCTTTTAAAACAAACTTACCTACCATGTATACCTTACTTTCAAAAGGAAAAAATAGTTACAACACTTCCTTAGAAACTCTTTTTATAGAAGATAATTATATGCTATCTGAAAATATTTCAATTGACTTTGGAATTCTAGAAAAAGCCTCAAATGTATATGTTTTACCTGCTGAATTTGGATGGGATGATCTTGGAACTTGGGGTTCTCTCTACAGTAAATTAGACAAAGACGAACAACAGAATGCAACTATTGGCGGTAATGTAATTTTTAGAGACTCTAAAAACAATATAGTACGAACCCAATCTGGAAAACGTGTTGTAATTCAAGGGTTAAATAATTTTATTGTTGTTGAAAAAGATGATGTATTGCTTATTTGTCCAAAAAGTAAAGAGCAGGAAATAAAAGAAATTACAAAAGATGTTAAGATTAAATTTGGAGATGAATTTATTTAA
- a CDS encoding SDR family NAD(P)-dependent oxidoreductase: protein MKNVIITGTSRGIGFELAQLFAKNGHKVLALSRNSTPLEILNIKNITTISIDLSKENEIEKVTDFISLNWKTVDILINNAGKLIHKPFKELTTSYFLEIYKVNIFSVAELTRQLIPFLKKGSHVVNISSIGGVQGSLKFSGLAAYSSSKGALITLTELLAEEYKEQQISFNVLALGAVQTEMLEEAFPGYKASVSANEMAHYIFNFALTGNKFYNGKILQVSTTTP from the coding sequence ATGAAAAATGTTATAATAACTGGAACTAGTAGAGGAATAGGTTTTGAGTTGGCTCAACTTTTTGCAAAAAATGGTCATAAAGTCTTGGCTTTATCTAGAAACTCTACACCTCTAGAAATACTTAATATCAAAAATATCACAACTATTTCAATTGATTTATCTAAAGAAAATGAAATAGAAAAAGTAACTGATTTTATCTCTTTAAATTGGAAAACTGTAGATATCTTAATTAATAACGCTGGCAAATTAATTCATAAACCTTTTAAAGAATTAACAACTTCCTATTTTTTAGAGATTTATAAAGTAAACATATTTAGTGTAGCCGAATTAACTCGACAATTAATTCCTTTTTTAAAAAAAGGAAGTCACGTAGTAAATATTAGTAGTATTGGTGGTGTTCAAGGTAGTTTAAAATTCTCTGGGTTGGCAGCTTACAGTTCTTCAAAGGGAGCTTTAATAACACTTACCGAGTTATTAGCTGAAGAATACAAGGAACAACAAATTTCTTTTAATGTTTTAGCTTTAGGTGCCGTACAAACTGAAATGTTAGAGGAAGCGTTTCCTGGCTATAAAGCTTCAGTTTCAGCAAATGAAATGGCTCATTATATTTTTAACTTTGCCTTGACTGGGAATAAATTTTACAATGGTAAAATATTACAAGTTTCAACTACAACACCATAA
- a CDS encoding SprT-like domain-containing protein — MIDTLSKYIPEEAVKLVHEILINHPIDIKIVNRRTTKHGDFKKLKNGSLQITLNKDLNKYQFLLTLIHEIAHLVTYKHYKRTKPHGYEWKQNFQYLMLPFLQPTIFPNNVLPVLANYLKNPKASTSSDVNLTYALKQYDEMSGKNFIFELQHGSIFTFNNKSYKKGNIRRTRFECVELSSNKTYLFNQNAEVIILK; from the coding sequence ATGATTGATACTCTTTCAAAATATATTCCAGAAGAAGCTGTTAAATTAGTGCATGAAATTCTAATAAATCACCCTATTGATATCAAAATTGTAAACAGAAGAACTACAAAACATGGTGATTTTAAAAAATTAAAGAATGGTTCTCTTCAAATTACATTGAATAAAGATTTAAATAAATATCAATTTCTACTAACACTCATTCATGAAATTGCACATTTAGTTACGTACAAACACTATAAAAGGACAAAACCTCATGGCTATGAATGGAAACAAAATTTTCAGTATTTAATGCTCCCCTTTTTACAACCAACTATTTTCCCTAACAATGTACTCCCAGTGCTAGCAAATTACCTTAAAAACCCAAAAGCAAGTACAAGTTCAGATGTAAATTTAACGTACGCTTTAAAACAGTACGATGAAATGTCAGGAAAGAATTTTATATTTGAACTACAACACGGAAGCATTTTTACATTTAATAATAAATCTTATAAAAAAGGAAATATAAGAAGAACTAGATTTGAATGTGTTGAATTAAGTAGTAATAAAACCTATTTATTCAATCAAAATGCTGAAGTAATTATTTTAAAATAA